The following proteins come from a genomic window of Gimesia chilikensis:
- a CDS encoding Ldh family oxidoreductase — protein sequence MPVISAESLQKFTETLMLKGGANEEEARIVSKSLVDANLLGHDSHGVMRLPFYMGRVKEGILKAGETLKILNETPAAINGDGGWGFGQTVMHDLMNRLIEKAGNLGVSVGTLKHASHIGRLGEYAEMAAAKGMASIICANTHGSAPRVAPVGGKRPRLGTNPICIGMPGGEKGPFVLDFGTSATAEGKVRIKKIAGEQVPPGLILDPDGNPTTDPNMLYGDPPGTILPMGGDQAYKGFGLSFMVEMLCGALSGGQCAFPDPPPPKGNCVFVVVIDPTHLGGQNHLLNEITNLEKYVRSVPLKDGVTEVFLPGDPEKKTAATRNETGISLDKGNWEALTKLAEELDVPVPEVQD from the coding sequence GTGCCTGTTATCTCTGCCGAGTCGCTGCAAAAATTTACCGAAACGCTCATGCTCAAAGGCGGCGCCAATGAAGAAGAAGCGCGCATCGTTTCCAAGAGCCTGGTCGACGCCAACCTGCTGGGGCACGATTCCCACGGCGTGATGCGTCTTCCCTTCTACATGGGCCGTGTCAAAGAAGGCATTCTCAAAGCCGGTGAAACTCTGAAGATCCTGAACGAAACACCGGCTGCAATCAACGGCGACGGCGGCTGGGGATTCGGTCAGACCGTGATGCACGATCTGATGAATCGCCTGATCGAAAAAGCGGGCAACCTGGGTGTCTCTGTCGGAACCCTGAAACACGCTTCGCACATCGGCCGCCTGGGAGAATATGCGGAAATGGCTGCCGCCAAAGGCATGGCATCCATCATCTGTGCCAACACACATGGCTCCGCCCCCCGCGTGGCGCCAGTGGGAGGCAAGCGTCCCCGTCTGGGAACCAATCCGATCTGTATCGGCATGCCCGGCGGAGAAAAGGGTCCCTTCGTACTCGACTTCGGCACTTCTGCCACTGCAGAAGGTAAAGTCCGCATCAAGAAAATTGCCGGCGAACAGGTTCCTCCCGGCCTGATTCTGGATCCGGATGGCAATCCCACTACCGACCCCAATATGCTCTATGGCGATCCTCCAGGGACAATCCTTCCCATGGGCGGCGATCAGGCTTACAAAGGTTTCGGTCTGTCTTTCATGGTCGAAATGCTCTGTGGTGCCCTCTCGGGTGGACAGTGTGCCTTCCCTGATCCTCCACCACCAAAGGGGAACTGTGTGTTTGTGGTCGTGATCGACCCCACTCACCTGGGAGGCCAGAATCACCTGTTGAACGAGATTACCAATCTCGAAAAGTATGTCCGCAGCGTGCCTCTCAAGGATGGCGTTACAGAAGTCTTTCTGCCGGGCGACCCGGAAAAGAAAACCGCTGCCACCCGTAATGAAACGGGCATTTCCCTCGACAAAGGGAACTGGGAAGCACTGACCAAACTGGCTGAAGAACTCGACGTTCCCGTTCCGGAAGTCCAGGACTGA
- a CDS encoding serine/threonine protein kinase, whose product MSSKPTPHSAANTKSMPTLISKEIRKDAGKFCPHAGVVSRGSGSMFQEQGRTLLLQRLRMASLLLGLGATAFLIRGFWLGEYKNPHDSQMLLLDGVLAVILFSVSAFLWWKPCLCKYRLRICEAITFGAPAGFFIWWHFSELCACDPVLLGKVAFEFPLRTAFPWVILIFTYGIFIPNSLKGVISVVSLMVISPIVGAIMTGMQVPQVSEVLYSGGLSEIIILLMIAASTAVYGSHRVDSLRREAFDLKSVGMYTLRKQIGSGGMGEVYLAEHRLLKRPCAIKLIRRDKVDDENVLLRFESEVQATAGLTHPNTIEIYDYGHTEEGTFYYAMEFLPGLNLQEIVERFGPLPQERVVYLLRQVCSALAEAHQKGLIHRDIKPGNIFSAERGGLFDVAKLLDFGLVKYHRTDDVSLELTMEGAVVGSPLYTSPEVVTGDGSPGPRSDIYSLGASAYYLLTGKPVFEGDNALKVMFAHASQAVKPLRELNPEVSPELEEIIMKCLEKKPDDRYQNSAELLEALEQLQVNSWTQAQASAWWSEAEHMVQHVSEDDEFESDYLKATTVLPVNV is encoded by the coding sequence ATGAGTTCAAAACCAACACCCCATTCTGCTGCAAACACAAAATCGATGCCTACTCTGATTTCCAAGGAGATCAGAAAAGATGCCGGCAAATTCTGTCCGCATGCCGGGGTCGTCTCTCGTGGTTCAGGCAGTATGTTTCAGGAGCAGGGACGTACGTTGCTGCTCCAGCGTCTGCGGATGGCTTCCCTGCTGTTAGGCCTGGGGGCAACTGCATTCCTGATCCGCGGTTTCTGGCTGGGTGAGTACAAGAACCCCCACGACAGTCAGATGCTGCTGCTGGATGGCGTTCTGGCGGTGATTCTTTTCTCCGTCTCCGCCTTTCTGTGGTGGAAGCCCTGTCTCTGTAAATACCGCCTGCGGATCTGTGAGGCGATCACCTTCGGTGCGCCTGCCGGATTTTTCATCTGGTGGCACTTCAGTGAACTCTGCGCCTGCGATCCGGTATTACTGGGCAAAGTCGCTTTTGAATTTCCCCTGCGAACCGCATTTCCCTGGGTGATCTTGATTTTCACTTACGGGATCTTCATTCCGAACTCGCTGAAGGGCGTGATCTCGGTGGTGAGCCTGATGGTCATCAGCCCGATTGTGGGCGCGATCATGACCGGGATGCAGGTGCCCCAGGTGTCAGAAGTACTGTATAGCGGCGGTTTGTCGGAGATAATCATCCTGCTGATGATTGCCGCGAGCACAGCCGTCTATGGTTCGCATCGGGTTGACAGTTTGAGGCGCGAAGCCTTCGATTTGAAAAGCGTGGGGATGTACACGCTCCGCAAACAGATTGGCAGCGGCGGGATGGGCGAAGTCTATCTGGCCGAGCATCGGTTGCTGAAGCGTCCCTGTGCGATCAAGCTGATCCGGCGGGACAAGGTCGATGATGAAAATGTCCTGCTGCGTTTTGAAAGCGAAGTGCAGGCGACTGCTGGCCTGACGCACCCGAATACAATTGAGATTTACGATTACGGGCATACCGAAGAGGGGACATTCTATTATGCAATGGAATTCCTGCCCGGACTGAACCTGCAGGAAATCGTGGAGCGGTTTGGACCTCTGCCCCAGGAGCGGGTTGTGTATCTGCTCAGACAGGTCTGTTCTGCCCTGGCGGAAGCACATCAGAAAGGGCTGATTCACCGCGATATCAAGCCGGGGAACATTTTCTCAGCCGAGCGTGGCGGTCTGTTCGATGTGGCTAAGCTGCTCGACTTTGGTCTGGTGAAGTATCATCGTACCGATGACGTTTCGCTGGAGTTAACCATGGAAGGGGCCGTGGTGGGCTCTCCGCTGTATACGAGTCCTGAAGTGGTCACTGGAGATGGCAGTCCCGGACCGCGGTCCGACATTTACTCACTGGGGGCGAGCGCTTATTACCTGCTGACCGGGAAACCGGTCTTTGAAGGGGATAACGCTTTGAAGGTGATGTTCGCCCATGCGAGCCAGGCCGTGAAACCGTTGCGGGAACTGAATCCGGAGGTCTCTCCTGAACTGGAAGAGATCATTATGAAATGCCTGGAGAAGAAGCCGGACGATCGTTACCAGAACTCCGCCGAACTGCTGGAAGCTCTGGAGCAGTTACAGGTCAATAGCTGGACCCAGGCCCAGGCATCCGCGTGGTGGTCTGAAGCCGAGCATATGGTACAGCATGTCTCCGAAGATGACGAATTTGAGTCCGATTATCTGAAAGCGACGACGGTACTACCCGTTAATGTCTGA